In the Deferribacter desulfuricans SSM1 genome, CAGCTAACGCTGTTAATGTGGTAAAATCTCTTGACACTGATAAGGTTATTTTTGTACCTGATAAGAATTTGGGACATTATGTTTCAAGGTTTGTAGATAAAGAAATTATTCTATGGGAAGGTTACTGCCCTATTCACAACAGGGTAACAAAAAAGGAGATTCTTGAACTTAAAGAAAAATACCCTGATGCTATTTTTGTTGCTCATCCAGAATGTCCTCCAGAGGTAGTTGATCTTGCAGATCATGTGTGTTCAACCTCAGGTGTTTATAAATATGTAAAGGAAAGTGACAACAAGCGTTTTATAATTGGAACTGAAGAAGGGGTAGGTTATAGATTGAAAAAAGAGAATCCTGATAAAGAATTTATTTTTGCCTATAAAGGTTTTCAGTGTAAAAATATGAAAAAGACAACTCTTAAAAAAATATATGATGCTTTAATAAAAGAACAGTATGTTATTACAGTTGATGAGGTAATCAGGGAAAAAGCTTTAAAATCTATAAAAAGGATGTTAGATATCCCTAGGAATTTTTAAACAAATTGACATATTTGTTTTTTTAAATTAAAGAATAATAGCTCATCAAAAATAAAACGAGGAAATAAATGCCAGATAAAAAAATAGCATTGGGTTCTGATCATGGTGGGTTTAGACTAAAAGAAGAAATCAAAAATTATCTTGAATCTAAGGGGTTCGAAGCCATTGACTTTGGAACAGAAAGTGAATCATCTGTAGATTATCCTGATTTTGCTTTTAAAGTGGTAAAGGCTATTATAAATGGTGATGTGGAAAAAGGGATTATTATGTGTGGAACAGGGATAGGGATATCTATTACTGCTAATAGATTTCCTGGTATAAGGGCTGCACTATGTTGGGATTCTTTCACAGCTAAGATGAGTAGACTTCATAACAATTCAAATTTGCTTGCCATGGGTGGCAGAATCATAGGTGTAGAGTTAGCAAAAGATATCGTAGATACATGGCTTTCTACAGAGTTTGAGGGTGGAAGGCATGAAAGAAGAATTAATAAAATAGATGAATTGGCAAAAATATTTTGGGAAGAATATCTTAGGGGGGATAAATGAGTCTATATGAAGCAGTAAAAAATATCGATCCACAAGTGTATGATGCTTTGATGAAAGAGTTAAATAGGCAGGAGACTCATATAGAGTTGATTGCTAGTGAAAACTTTGTTTCAAAAGCAGTGTTAGAGGCACAAGGTTCAATAATGACAAATAAATATGCAGAAGGGTATCCAGGTAAAAGGTATTATGGTGGCTGTGAGTTTGTGGATATTGCTGAGCAGCTTGCTATAGATAGGGCAAAAGAGCTGTTTGGTGCAGAGCATGCTAATGTGCAACCACACTCTGGAAGTCAGGCAAATATGGCTGTCTATTTTTCAGTTTTGCAACCAGGTGATACAATCTTGGGGATGAATTTATCTCATGGAGGGCACTTAACACACGGTAGCCCAGTAAATTTTTCTGGTAAATTTTTTAATGTTGTACCTTATGGTGTAAATAAGGATACTGAAACTATAGATTTTGATGAAGTGGAAAGACTGGCATTAGAGCACAAACCAAAGATGATTGTTGTTGGAGCAAGCGCATATCCGAGAGTTATAGATTTTGCTAAATTCAGGGAGATTGCAGATAAAGTTGGAGCTTATGTGATGGTGGATATGGCTCATATTGCGGGGCTTGTTGCTGCGGGGGTTCATCCAAACCCTGTTCCTTATGCAGATTTTGTGACAACAACCACTCATAAAACATTGAGGGGACCAAGAGGTGGCTTAATCCTTTGTAAAGAGGAGTATGCAAAAAAAGTTAACTCTATGATTTTCCCTGGGACACAGGGTGGCCCATTAATGCATGTTATTGCCGCTAAGGCAGTAGCTTTAAAAGAGGCAATGACTGACGAATTTAAAGAGTATCAGAAGCAAATTGTGAAAAATGCAAAAGCTTTGGCCGACACTCTTAAAGATAAAGGTTTTAGACTCGTGTCTAACGGAACAGATAATCATTTGATGCTTGTTGATTTAACTGACAAAGATATTACAGGTAAAGATGCAGAAGAATCACTTGGGAAAGCTAATATAACAGTAAATAAAAACACTATCCCTTTTGAGACAAGAAGTCCGTTTATCACAAGTGGTATTAGAATTGGTACACCAGCTGTAACTACTCGAGGTATGAAAGAGGATGCGATGGAAGATATAGGAAATTATATTGCTGAAGTGTTATATAATATAAACAATGAAAGTGTTATAAATACAGTAAAAGAAAAAGTTATTAAATTATGTAATAAATATCCATTATACAAAGGTGTATTGTATTGAGACCTGATTGGGATAGGTATTTTTTAGAAATTGTAAATGTTGTTAAAAGTAGATCTACCTGCTTGAGAAGGCAGGTAGGGGCAGTTATTGTGAAAGATAGGCAAATTTTGGCTACAGGTTATAATGGCGTGCCAAGAGGGATTACTCATTGTAGTGAAACTGGTTGTTTAAGACAAAAGTTAAATGTTCCCTCTGGTCAAAGACATGAGCTTTGTAGAGGATTGCATGCAGAACAAAATGCAATTATACAAGCTGCTTATCACGGGGTTTCAATAAAGGGTGCGACTATTTATACAAATGCCAAGCCTTGTTCTATTTGTACAAAGATGATTATAAATGCAGGGATTAAAAGAATTGTTTTTGAAGAATATTATAACGATGATTTAGCAGATGAACTTTTGAAAGAGACAGATATAACAGTTGAGTGTATAAAAATAGATAGATAAGGGTGTGCTATGCCGTATTATGGATTTCGTGGTGGTATTCATCCAAGGTATAATAAAGAGAAAACAGCAAGTAAAAGCATTGAGAGATATAGTGTAAATATTGGTGATGAGGTTGCCATCCCTTTATCTCAGCATATCGGTGCTCCAGCTGAAGCTGTAGTTAAAAAGAAAGATGTGGTAAAGCGTGGTGATTTGATAGGGAAATCGAAAGGTTTTGTTAGCTCAAATATTCATTCATCTGTCACAGGCGAGGTTATAAATATTCAAAATGTTCCTCACCCTATAATGGGTTCTATCCCTGCTGTAATTATAAAGGTAACTGAGGTTACTGAGGAGTATACCCCAATTGAATTAGCGGATAAATTTCAAGAAAATGTCTTATCAGCAGGAATTGTTGGACTTGGTGGAGCAACATTTCCTTCTCATGTAAAGTTATCACCACCAAGAAAAATAGACTATTTAATTATAAATGGTGCAGAGTGTGAACCTTATCTAACCTGCGATCACAGGTTGATGGTGGAAAAAACTGAAGAGATAATAAAGGGAGCTAAGATAATACAGAAAGAATTAGAAATAGATAATCTTGTAATTGGGATAGAAAAAAATAAGCCAGACGCAATAGAATCTTTTAGAAAGTTTGAAAATAAGTATGAGTTTGAATTAATCCCTCTTGAAGTGAAATATCCACAAGGTGGTGAAAAACAGCTTATAAAAGCGACTGTAAATAGAGTAGTTCCTGAAGGGAAATTGCCTTTAGAAGTTGGTGTTATTGTGCACAATGTTGGTACTGCTTTATCGATATATGAAGCTTTAGAGTTTAAAAAACCTTTGATTGAAAGAGTGGTTACTGTTACAGGCGCTGTTAAAGAGCCTAAAAATTTGTTGGTTCCTATCGGTGTTCCTGTGTCTAAATTAATAGAGTTTTGTGGAGGCCCTCTTGGTGA is a window encoding:
- a CDS encoding deoxycytidylate deaminase, whose amino-acid sequence is MRPDWDRYFLEIVNVVKSRSTCLRRQVGAVIVKDRQILATGYNGVPRGITHCSETGCLRQKLNVPSGQRHELCRGLHAEQNAIIQAAYHGVSIKGATIYTNAKPCSICTKMIINAGIKRIVFEEYYNDDLADELLKETDITVECIKIDR
- the rsxC gene encoding electron transport complex subunit RsxC, which translates into the protein MPYYGFRGGIHPRYNKEKTASKSIERYSVNIGDEVAIPLSQHIGAPAEAVVKKKDVVKRGDLIGKSKGFVSSNIHSSVTGEVINIQNVPHPIMGSIPAVIIKVTEVTEEYTPIELADKFQENVLSAGIVGLGGATFPSHVKLSPPRKIDYLIINGAECEPYLTCDHRLMVEKTEEIIKGAKIIQKELEIDNLVIGIEKNKPDAIESFRKFENKYEFELIPLEVKYPQGGEKQLIKATVNRVVPEGKLPLEVGVIVHNVGTALSIYEALEFKKPLIERVVTVTGAVKEPKNLLVPIGVPVSKLIEFCGGPLGDIKKVVMGGPMMGFSLFDLNTPVMKGTSGIILYRDSDLPNLNMHNCIRCGRCVEACPMGLVPAIMEQFALNEMYERLNEWHVLNCIECGCCSYVCPSRRPLVGYFKTAKREIMNIMRQKKNAGK
- the nadA gene encoding quinolinate synthase NadA, producing the protein MDIKKEIRRLLKEKDAVLLAHNYQIDDIQEIADFTGDSLGLSIEASKVKNKTIVFCGVHFMAETAYILSPDKKVLLPEIDAGCPMADMVTAEGLREMKKKYPGVPVVCYVNSSAEVKAESDICCTSANAVNVVKSLDTDKVIFVPDKNLGHYVSRFVDKEIILWEGYCPIHNRVTKKEILELKEKYPDAIFVAHPECPPEVVDLADHVCSTSGVYKYVKESDNKRFIIGTEEGVGYRLKKENPDKEFIFAYKGFQCKNMKKTTLKKIYDALIKEQYVITVDEVIREKALKSIKRMLDIPRNF
- the rpiB gene encoding ribose 5-phosphate isomerase B, coding for MPDKKIALGSDHGGFRLKEEIKNYLESKGFEAIDFGTESESSVDYPDFAFKVVKAIINGDVEKGIIMCGTGIGISITANRFPGIRAALCWDSFTAKMSRLHNNSNLLAMGGRIIGVELAKDIVDTWLSTEFEGGRHERRINKIDELAKIFWEEYLRGDK
- the glyA gene encoding serine hydroxymethyltransferase, whose product is MSLYEAVKNIDPQVYDALMKELNRQETHIELIASENFVSKAVLEAQGSIMTNKYAEGYPGKRYYGGCEFVDIAEQLAIDRAKELFGAEHANVQPHSGSQANMAVYFSVLQPGDTILGMNLSHGGHLTHGSPVNFSGKFFNVVPYGVNKDTETIDFDEVERLALEHKPKMIVVGASAYPRVIDFAKFREIADKVGAYVMVDMAHIAGLVAAGVHPNPVPYADFVTTTTHKTLRGPRGGLILCKEEYAKKVNSMIFPGTQGGPLMHVIAAKAVALKEAMTDEFKEYQKQIVKNAKALADTLKDKGFRLVSNGTDNHLMLVDLTDKDITGKDAEESLGKANITVNKNTIPFETRSPFITSGIRIGTPAVTTRGMKEDAMEDIGNYIAEVLYNINNESVINTVKEKVIKLCNKYPLYKGVLY